Proteins co-encoded in one Nematostella vectensis chromosome 15, jaNemVect1.1, whole genome shotgun sequence genomic window:
- the LOC116616829 gene encoding uncharacterized protein LOC116616829 encodes MNTQVRIVLVVAMTTMLVIACECGDLRSYYCEMNTVDKIEMFFRFNCRQQMHKLWGDEAAKSAKPKLSRSRLSKRECLTMRDYADFYQDCCLSERGCDPEYYLQSYCNCY; translated from the exons AT GAATACGCAGGTTAGGATCGTACTGGTTGTTGCTATGACAACAATGCTTGTGATTGCTTGTGAATGCGGAGACCTCCGCAGCTACTACTGTGAAATGAACACTGTGGACAAGATTGAGATGTTTTTCAGGTTCAATTGCAGACAACAAATGCATAAGTTATGGGGTGACGAGGCGGCCAAAT CTGCCAAACCAAAATTGTCTCGTTCCCGTCTCTCCAAACGAGAATGCCTGACAATGAGGGATTACGCCGACTTCTACCAAGATTGCTGTTTGAGCGAGCGAGGATGTGATCCCGAATATTACCTTCAAAGCTACTGCAACTGTTACTGA